The following proteins come from a genomic window of Corynebacterium crudilactis:
- a CDS encoding Mur ligase family protein: MKLSLPAPLRRLRSAAAIVSAKVATSASKATGRGSGGMIGGLVASKVDPDIMSTLINNRPTVLVTGTNGKSTTTRMLAAAMRSTYTVATNEGGDNMDAGIISALLAGRNASHVVLEVDELHVPAAIERLKPDALILLNLSRDQLDRVGEINKIERVLRDAVRSRPEMTVIANCDDVLVTSVAFDAEKVTWVGAGTGWQGESVTCPRTESRILHDGRHWSAEKSLLDGRTFARPTPSWEVDGDTIHSPSGDLTLDLNLPGQANRGNAAQAIAAATVFNVPVSSSLPAVNSVNNVAGRYSTIQVGEHQVHLLLAKNPAGWQEALSMVDRTADGLVIAVNGQVADGEDLSWLWDVQFEDFENISVKASGERGTDLAVRLTYADIDHELLANPVDAIAACPPGRIEVLANYTAFRDLKKALEKGTEQ; the protein is encoded by the coding sequence ATGAAGCTTTCACTGCCTGCACCCCTACGCCGTTTGCGCAGCGCTGCCGCAATCGTCTCAGCAAAAGTTGCGACATCCGCATCCAAAGCCACCGGCCGCGGATCCGGCGGCATGATCGGTGGTTTAGTGGCCAGCAAGGTAGACCCGGACATCATGTCCACCCTTATCAATAACCGGCCCACTGTGCTTGTCACCGGCACAAATGGCAAGTCCACCACCACCCGCATGCTGGCCGCCGCGATGCGCAGCACTTACACCGTCGCCACCAATGAAGGCGGCGACAACATGGACGCCGGCATCATTTCTGCGCTGCTCGCAGGCCGAAACGCCTCACACGTGGTCTTGGAAGTCGATGAGCTGCACGTACCCGCCGCCATTGAGCGCCTCAAGCCCGATGCGCTCATCCTGCTCAACCTCTCCCGCGACCAGCTCGACCGTGTTGGCGAAATCAACAAAATCGAACGCGTCCTCCGCGACGCCGTGCGCTCCCGCCCAGAAATGACCGTCATTGCCAACTGCGACGACGTGCTGGTTACCTCCGTGGCCTTCGACGCCGAAAAGGTCACCTGGGTCGGCGCAGGCACCGGCTGGCAAGGCGAATCAGTCACCTGCCCACGCACCGAATCCCGCATCCTCCACGACGGACGTCACTGGAGCGCCGAGAAGTCGCTTCTCGACGGCCGCACCTTCGCACGTCCCACCCCCTCATGGGAGGTTGACGGTGATACCATCCATTCACCATCCGGCGATCTCACCTTGGATCTCAACCTCCCAGGTCAGGCCAACCGTGGCAACGCGGCACAAGCAATCGCGGCAGCAACTGTCTTCAACGTTCCAGTGTCTTCTTCACTGCCAGCGGTAAACTCTGTAAACAACGTGGCCGGACGCTACTCCACCATCCAGGTCGGTGAGCACCAAGTACACCTCCTCCTTGCCAAAAACCCCGCAGGCTGGCAAGAAGCCCTCTCCATGGTTGATCGCACCGCCGATGGCCTGGTCATCGCAGTCAATGGCCAAGTCGCCGACGGCGAAGACCTCTCCTGGCTCTGGGACGTGCAATTCGAAGACTTCGAAAACATCTCAGTCAAGGCCTCCGGCGAACGCGGCACTGACCTCGCAGTCCGCCTCACCTACGCCGACATCGACCACGAACTTCTCGCCAACCCAGTCGACGCCATCGCTGCCTGCCCACCCGGCCGCATCGAAGTACTCGCAAACTACACCGCCTTCCGAGACCTCAAAAAGGCTCTGGAGAAAGGGACCGAACAATAA